From a region of the Arvicanthis niloticus isolate mArvNil1 chromosome 6, mArvNil1.pat.X, whole genome shotgun sequence genome:
- the Smtnl2 gene encoding smoothelin-like protein 2 isoform X1 has protein sequence MEPTPEAEEAHTVREALGRYEAALEGAVRALHEDMQGLQRGVERRVAEALRLAGPLARTVAELQRDNQRLQAQLERLTRQVEALGLATGVSPAPRTPSPPPAATVTDRAPRLGTARFSSHATFSLSGRSPSVEHDEASDLEARRTSNSCIMENGHQLETGPANGSSEVQTSSTQESPRPRPVSLSLRMPHQPVTAVTRVSEKFSGETSASALSPTSAAIVGGFTPSPSEVISPWTPSPTEKSSSFTRSLSGSGYGAVTAGNRKDSPPLVTPPQSPPSSQPPAMTQAPRQGERRRELVRSQTLPRTSGAQARKALFEKWEQDTASKGKGETRAKLKRSQSFGVASASSIKQILLEWCRSKTVGYQHVDLQNFSSSWSDGMAFCALVHSFFPDAFDYNALSPTQRQKNFELAFTMAENLANCERLIEVEDMMVMGRKPDPMCVFTYVQSLYNHLRRFE, from the exons ATGGAGCCGACCCCCGAAGCCGAGGAGGCGCACACTGTGCGCGAGGCGCTGGGCCGCTACGAGGCGGCGCTGGAGGGTGCGGTGCGTGCACTGCACGAGGACATGCAGGGGTTGCAGCGTGGCGTGGAGCGGCGCGTGGCCGAGGCGCTGCGCCTGGCTGGCCCCTTGGCTCGCACTGTGGCCGAGCTGCAGCGGGACAACCAGCGGCTGCAGGCGCAGCTCGAACGCTTGACGCGCCAGGTGGAGGCGCTGGGCTTGGCGACTGGTGTGTCCCCTGCACCCCGCACGCCCAGTCCACCTCCTGCGGCCACAGTTACAGACCGGGCCCCCCGCCTGGGCACCGCACGCTTCTCCAGTCATGCCACCTTCTCGCTGTCCGGTCGAAGCCCG AGCGTGGAACATGATGAAGCCAGTGACCTCGAGGCGAGACGAACTTCAAACTCATGCATCATGGAGAATGGACACCAGCTGGAAACCG GTCCAGCCAATGGATCTTCTGAGGTCCAAACCTCATCAACCCAGGAGTCCCCTAGGCCACGTCCTGTGAGCCTCTCCTTGCGGATGCCCCACCAGCCCGTCACAGCTGTCACCCGAGTCTCTGAGAAATTCTCTGGGGAGACCTCAGCTTCAGCTCTGTCACCCACATCGGCTGCCATTGTGGGGGGCTTCACCCCAAGCCCTAGTGAGGTCATCAGCCCTTGGACTCCTAGTCCCACTG AGAAAAGCTCCTCTTTCACGCGGTCTTTGTCTGGCTCTGGGTATGGAGCAGTGACGGCTGGCAATCGCAAGGACAG CCCTCCACTGGTGACCCCACCACAGTCACCCCCATCCTCGCAGCCTCCAGCTATGACTCAGGCCCCTCGCCAGGGAGAGCGTCGCAGGGAGTTGGTGAGGTCGCAGACGCTGCCTCGCACTTCAGGGGCACAGGCTCGGAAGGCACTGTTTGAGAAGTGGGAGCAGGATACCGCGAGCAA GGGCAAAGGTGAGACCAGGGCCAAACTAAAGAGGTCACAGAGTTTTGGTGTGGCCAGTGCCAGCAGCATCAAGCAGATCCTCCTTGAGTGGTGCCGTAGCAAGACTGTGGGCTATCAG CATGTGGACCTGCAGAATTTCTCCTCCAGCTGGAGTGATGGGATGGCCTTCTGTGCCCTGGTGCACTCCTTCTTCCCTGATGCCTTTGACTACAATGCCCTGAGTCCCACACAAAGGCAGAAGAACTTTGAACTGGCCTTCACCATGGCTGA GAATCTGGCCAACTGTGAGCGCCTCATTGAAGTGGAGGACATGATGGTGATGGGCCGCAAGCCGGACCCCATGTGCGTCTTCACCTACGTTCAGTCGCTCTACAACCACCTGCGTCGCTTTGAGTAA
- the Smtnl2 gene encoding smoothelin-like protein 2 isoform X2 — protein sequence MSVEHDEASDLEARRTSNSCIMENGHQLETGPANGSSEVQTSSTQESPRPRPVSLSLRMPHQPVTAVTRVSEKFSGETSASALSPTSAAIVGGFTPSPSEVISPWTPSPTEKSSSFTRSLSGSGYGAVTAGNRKDSPPLVTPPQSPPSSQPPAMTQAPRQGERRRELVRSQTLPRTSGAQARKALFEKWEQDTASKGKGETRAKLKRSQSFGVASASSIKQILLEWCRSKTVGYQHVDLQNFSSSWSDGMAFCALVHSFFPDAFDYNALSPTQRQKNFELAFTMAENLANCERLIEVEDMMVMGRKPDPMCVFTYVQSLYNHLRRFE from the exons ATG AGCGTGGAACATGATGAAGCCAGTGACCTCGAGGCGAGACGAACTTCAAACTCATGCATCATGGAGAATGGACACCAGCTGGAAACCG GTCCAGCCAATGGATCTTCTGAGGTCCAAACCTCATCAACCCAGGAGTCCCCTAGGCCACGTCCTGTGAGCCTCTCCTTGCGGATGCCCCACCAGCCCGTCACAGCTGTCACCCGAGTCTCTGAGAAATTCTCTGGGGAGACCTCAGCTTCAGCTCTGTCACCCACATCGGCTGCCATTGTGGGGGGCTTCACCCCAAGCCCTAGTGAGGTCATCAGCCCTTGGACTCCTAGTCCCACTG AGAAAAGCTCCTCTTTCACGCGGTCTTTGTCTGGCTCTGGGTATGGAGCAGTGACGGCTGGCAATCGCAAGGACAG CCCTCCACTGGTGACCCCACCACAGTCACCCCCATCCTCGCAGCCTCCAGCTATGACTCAGGCCCCTCGCCAGGGAGAGCGTCGCAGGGAGTTGGTGAGGTCGCAGACGCTGCCTCGCACTTCAGGGGCACAGGCTCGGAAGGCACTGTTTGAGAAGTGGGAGCAGGATACCGCGAGCAA GGGCAAAGGTGAGACCAGGGCCAAACTAAAGAGGTCACAGAGTTTTGGTGTGGCCAGTGCCAGCAGCATCAAGCAGATCCTCCTTGAGTGGTGCCGTAGCAAGACTGTGGGCTATCAG CATGTGGACCTGCAGAATTTCTCCTCCAGCTGGAGTGATGGGATGGCCTTCTGTGCCCTGGTGCACTCCTTCTTCCCTGATGCCTTTGACTACAATGCCCTGAGTCCCACACAAAGGCAGAAGAACTTTGAACTGGCCTTCACCATGGCTGA GAATCTGGCCAACTGTGAGCGCCTCATTGAAGTGGAGGACATGATGGTGATGGGCCGCAAGCCGGACCCCATGTGCGTCTTCACCTACGTTCAGTCGCTCTACAACCACCTGCGTCGCTTTGAGTAA